The Fragaria vesca subsp. vesca linkage group LG2, FraVesHawaii_1.0, whole genome shotgun sequence genome includes a window with the following:
- the LOC101299837 gene encoding nuclear transcription factor Y subunit B-9-like, translating to MDPMNDLDRVCNNINNHEKSITASESDPNQVIDTNNPNEVNISRGNNVEVVSPRQPVQIVHEHNQYMPIANVIRIMRRILPLYAKISDDAKEIVQECVSEYISFITGEANEHCQQEQRKTVTAEDVLWAMGKLGFDDYIEPLSLFLTKYREAEGINRNSFFMKRERGDGRRKENAMRGHYRPLGLALAEQQPGVYEPGAMSGSYRDGEEGGSGSGGVGPISPFLSQGQGESFVGGGLDPFAQFKLQE from the coding sequence CCTCAGAGTCAGACCCAAATCAGGTCATTGATACCAACAATCCCAACGAAGTTAACATTAGTAGGGGTAACAACGTAGAAGTGGTAAGTCCACGTCAACCTGTTCAAATTGTTCATGAACATAACCAATATATGCCAATTGCCAATGTGATACGCATAATGCGGAGGATATTACCACTCTATGCAAAAATTTCTGATGACGCCAAAGAGATTGTCCAAGAGTGTGTGTCAGAATATATTAGTTTCATCACTGGAGAGGCTAACGAGCATTGCCAGCAAGAGCAGCGCAAGACGGTGACTGCAGAGGATGTGTTGTGGGCAATGGGGAAGCTAGGGTTTGATGACTACATAGAGCCCCTCAGTCTTTTTCTAACGAAGTATAGGGAGGCTGAGGGAATCAACCGCAATTCCTTTTTCATGAAGCGTGAGAGGGGAGATGGCAGGAGGAAAGAGAATGCGATGCGCGGGCATTACAGGCCGCTTGGGCTTGCTCTAGCGGAACAACAACCTGGGGTGTATGAGCCGGGGGCGATGAGTGGGTCCTATAGAGATGGTGAGGAAGGTGGGAGTGGTAGCGGAGGGGTTGGACCTATCTCACCGTTTTTGTCCCAAGGACAGGGAGAAAGTTTTGTGGGTGGTGGCTTGGATCCTTTTGCTCAATTCAAGTTACAAGAGTAA